GAGCGACGACGTGCTGGGGCGCCTCGACGCGCTCGGTGTCGAGGCGGCGGAGGACGGCCGGGAATTCGTGGTCTGAGCGCGAATCTGACGGGAAGATCAGCCGAAGAGGCTGTACCGGAATACGCAGCGCAGCCCGCTGACGGCGTCCCGGAAGCCGATCTTCTTTCCCTCCTCGTAGGTTCGGCCGGCGTACGAGATCGGCACCTCGAACACCCGGCACCCCATTCGCGCGATCTTCGCCGTCACCTCGGGTTCGAAGCCGAACCGCTCCTCACGCAACGTGAGTCCCTGAAGAACCTCTCGCCGGAAGACCTTGTAGCACGTCCACACGTCCGTCAGATTCAGGTCCGTGAAGATGTTCGAGAGGTGCGTGAGGGCCTTGTTCACGAGCGAGTGTCTGTAGAAGAGGACGCGATGGGGCCCACCGAGAAACCTCGACCCGTAGACGACGTCGGCAAGGTCGCGCTCGATTGGATCGATGAGCTGGAAGTACTCCTGCGGGTTGTACTCGAGGTCTGCATCCTGGATGATGACGATGCGCCCACGCGCGTGCCGGAAGCCTCGACGAAGTGCCGCGCCCTTGCCGCCGTTCGTCGGCTGGAGGTAGATCGAGATGTTCCCGGTGGTCAGCGAATGGCCGGTCTTCGGGAGGATTGTGGACTCCTCGCCGGACGCGGTGCTATCGACGATCTGCTGGAGGAGCTCGCGTGTCCCGTCGGTCGAGCCGTCGTCGACGACGATGACTTCCTTGTCGATCCCGACCTGCTGGACCCGCCACAGAATTTCCTCGATCGTGCCGCGCTCGTTGTAAACCGGGATGACGACGGACAGCGTCGGTACGCGCGGAACTTTTGCCGAGGGGACTTCCAACGCTCCTCCTCCTCGACAGCTATTGTAAGGGACCGGCTCGCGCTGGACTAAGCCTTTAGCTGAGCCCTCACCGTGCGTCGTGGAAGATGACGCCGAGGGTGTAGCGCGAGCCGGAACGTACGCGGCTCACGCCGTGCCGCATCACGGCGCGGTAGTAGCCGCGCGCGCCCCGCGCGGGGCGGGAGCGCGTCGTGAAGATGACGACTTCGCCCTGCGCGGTCGCCACGGCCTCGCCGCGCGACTGGGCGCGCGGCCGCTGCTCGATCAGCAGGAACTCGCCCCCCGTGTAGTCCACGCCCGGGCGGGAGAGGAAGCCCGTGAGCTGCAGGGGGAAGACCACGTCGCCGTAGAGGTCCTGGTGGAGGCAGTTGTAGCCGCCCGCCTCGTAGTGGAGGAGGAGCGGCGTCGGCTTCGTTTGGCCCCGCTGCCGGCAGCGGGCGAGAAGCGACGGGAGATCGGGCGGGTAGCGTGTCGCCGTGCCCAGCGCGGCCTCCCAGCGGTTCGCGATCGCCGCGAGCGCCGGGTAGGCGTGGCCGCGCAGCGCCTCGACAAGCGGCGGCAGCGGCGCGTCGAAGTACTTGTAGTCGCCCACGCCGAACTTGTACCGCGCCATGTCCACGCGGCTCCTGAAGCGGCCGTCGTCGGCGTAGAGCGCGATCAGCTCGGCGCACTCGGCGGGCGTGAGCACGGGCGGCGTCTTCGCGTAGCCCCACTCCCAGAGCGACTGCTCGATCGCCTGCCAGTCGAGCGCCGTGAGCCGGGCCGCGACGTCCGTGTTGACGCTCATGGCATACTTTCCGGCGGTGAAACTCCCGAGAGTGGTGGTGCCCCTCGCCGTGGTCTCCGTGCTCGCATTCCTGGCCCTCGCCGCGGTCGCCCGCGCGCAGTACTTCTTCCCACTCGACTATACGGTGCAGGCGCTCGCCCAGGGTGCACGCAATCCGCTCCTCGAAGCGCCGATGCGTGCGGTGACGCTCCTCGGGTCGGGCTGGGTCCTGGCGCCGCTCTCCGCACTCGGCTGGGTCGGTCTCCGGCGCCTCGGCCATCCCCTGGCGCGCTTCGTCCCCGCGACCGTCGTCGGCGCCTTCCTGCTGGGCGCCGTGACCAAATGGCTCGTGTCGCGTCCCCGTCCGCGCGGCTCCGAGTATGGATTCCCCAGCGGCCACACGCTGGGGGCCGCCGTCTTCTTCGGCGCCGTCGTCTACGTGCTCTGGACGCTCGGCGTCCCGCGCGT
This sequence is a window from Candidatus Methylomirabilota bacterium. Protein-coding genes within it:
- a CDS encoding 2OG-Fe(II) oxygenase, with translation MSVNTDVAARLTALDWQAIEQSLWEWGYAKTPPVLTPAECAELIALYADDGRFRSRVDMARYKFGVGDYKYFDAPLPPLVEALRGHAYPALAAIANRWEAALGTATRYPPDLPSLLARCRQRGQTKPTPLLLHYEAGGYNCLHQDLYGDVVFPLQLTGFLSRPGVDYTGGEFLLIEQRPRAQSRGEAVATAQGEVVIFTTRSRPARGARGYYRAVMRHGVSRVRSGSRYTLGVIFHDAR
- a CDS encoding phosphatase PAP2 family protein, with product MPLAVVSVLAFLALAAVARAQYFFPLDYTVQALAQGARNPLLEAPMRAVTLLGSGWVLAPLSALGWVGLRRLGHPLARFVPATVVGAFLLGAVTKWLVSRPRPRGSEYGFPSGHTLGAAVFFGAVVYVLWTLGVPRVPRWLGTLLACLLVLGVAWSRLYLRSHWLSDVAGGLAGGVAYLLVALIVIERRLRAPPT
- a CDS encoding glycosyltransferase family 2 protein yields the protein MEVPSAKVPRVPTLSVVIPVYNERGTIEEILWRVQQVGIDKEVIVVDDGSTDGTRELLQQIVDSTASGEESTILPKTGHSLTTGNISIYLQPTNGGKGAALRRGFRHARGRIVIIQDADLEYNPQEYFQLIDPIERDLADVVYGSRFLGGPHRVLFYRHSLVNKALTHLSNIFTDLNLTDVWTCYKVFRREVLQGLTLREERFGFEPEVTAKIARMGCRVFEVPISYAGRTYEEGKKIGFRDAVSGLRCVFRYSLFG